Proteins encoded by one window of Anopheles maculipalpis chromosome 2RL, idAnoMacuDA_375_x, whole genome shotgun sequence:
- the LOC126568033 gene encoding vang-like protein 1 — translation MGTMMETESVKSEPGSKSRRSRTTQNQQQQQQQQSQQHHSTLGSHRTRHSHRSSSNNHSRSGNNPKRPDMAPFQTSVNLGDDGRDGQEIIEVSILPQDETWGDNTTAITGNTSEQSISMEDVSYFQMSDDRGVGFACQRYLERGLAVLLCAVAFVSPLAMVVLPRLGFFPSAFDSLDLTQNERLRLVACNAECKGMLVSLAARLLLLAIGLWALFLRQPLAIMPRIFLFRSCALLLVLISSFAYWLFYIVQVTEGARAIVSGSSVVDYKTLVGYATSYCDTLLFVHYVSVVLLEIRHLQPLYHVKVIRSPDGESHSYSIGQLSIQRAAVWVLQRYYTEFSIYNPYLERLPVSKAQRKAAAVSSFKYYDVDGATPAQQQSQSRAVLAAHARRRDSSHNERFYEEHEYERRVKKRRARLVTAAEEAFTHIKRLQQPGAPQQHEQQGDGGSTAPPAIPLDPQEAAQAIFPSMARALQKYLRVTRQQPRHTVESILKHLAHCLKHDMSPRAFLEPYLVEAPVLQNDKERRTNHNWSLICDELLSRPLSDGCTFQLIQNDVSLTVSIHRIPHFTVSEEVVDPKSNKFVLKLNSETSV, via the coding sequence ATGGGCACGATGATGGAAACGGAATCGGTCAAGTCGGAACCGGGTAGCAAAAGCAGACGATCACGCACAACtcaaaaccagcagcagcagcagcagcagcagtcccaGCAACATCACAGCACACTTGGATCGCATCGAACGCGTCATTCgcatcgcagcagcagcaacaatcatTCCCGCAGCGGCAACAACCCCAAGCGTCCGGATATGGCACCGTTCCAAACCAGTGTCAACCTGGGCGACGATGGTCGGGATGGGCAGGAAATCATCGAGGTATCGATCCTGCCGCAGGACGAAACGTGGGGCGACAATACGACCGCCATCACGGGCAACACTTCCGAGCAGAGCATTTCGATGGAGGACGTCAGCTATTTCCAGATGTCGGACGATCGTGGCGTAGGGTTCGCCTGTCAGCGCTATCTGGAGCGCGGGTTAGCCGTACTGCTGTGTGCGGTCGCCTTCGTAAGCCCACTGGCCATGGTTGTGCTGCCGCGGCTTGGCTTCTTCCCGTCCGCATTCGACAGCTTAGACCTGACGCAGAACGAACGGTTGCGGCTGGTGGCGTGTAATGCCGAGTGCAAGGGCATGCTGGTGTCGTTGGCCGCCCGGCTATTGCTGCTAGCGATCGGACTGTGGGCCCTGTTCCTGCGCCAACCTCTCGCTATTATGCCGCGCATCTTTCTGTTCCGTTCGTGCGCCCTGCTGCTTGTGCTGATCTCTTCCTTTGCCTACTGGCTGTTCTACATCGTCCAGGTGACCGAGGGTGCCCGCGCAATTGTTTCCGGTTCGTCGGTGGTCGATTACAAGACGCTGGTCGGGTACGCTACTAGCTACTGTGATACGCTGCTGTTTGTGCATTATGTATCGGTTGTGCTGCTCGAGATTCGTCACCTACAGCCGCTCTACCACGTGAAGGTGATCCGCAGTCCGGATGGCGAATCGCACAGCTACAGTATCGGGCAGCTTAGTATTCAGCGGGCGGCCGTATGGGTGCTGCAACGGTACTACACCGAGTTCAGCATCTACAACCCATACCTCGAGCGGTTACCGGTGTCGAAAGCGCAACGCAAAGCGGCCGCCGTGTCTTCCTTCAAGTACTACGATGTGGACGGGGCCACACCGGCCCAGCAGCAAAGCCAATCGCGGGCCGTCCTTGCGGCCCACGCTCGTCGCCGCGATTCTTCCCACAACGAGCGCTTCTACGAGGAGCACGAGTACGAACGGCGGGTTAAGAAACGACGGGCCCGGTTGGTCACCGCTGCCGAGGAAGCGTTCACGCACATCAAACGTCTCCAGCAACCTGGCGCACCGCAGCAGCATGAGCAGCAAGGCGATGGTGGAAGTACGGCCCCGCCCGCCATACCGCTCGACCCACAGGAAGCGGCCCAAGCAATCTTTCCCTCGATGGCAAGGGCGCTGCAAAAGTATCTGCGCGTGACGCGCCAGCAACCGCGCCACACCGTCGAATCGATCCTGAAGCATCTGGCGCACTGTCTCAAGCACGACATGTCACCGCGTGCCTTCCTCGAGCCGTACCTCGTCGAAGCGCCGGTACTGCAAAACGACAAGGAACGACGCACCAACCACAACTGGTCGCTAATCTGTGACGAGCTGCTATCCCGGCCACTCTCAGACGGCTGCACGTTCCAGCTGATCCAGAACGATGTGTCGCTGACGGTGTCGATACACCGGATACCGCACTTTACCGTCAGCGAGGAGGTGGTCGATCCGAAGTCGAACAAGTTTGTGCTAAAGCTCAACTCCGAGACGAGCGTGTga